The proteins below are encoded in one region of Balaenoptera ricei isolate mBalRic1 chromosome 6, mBalRic1.hap2, whole genome shotgun sequence:
- the LOC132367813 gene encoding NUT family member 2G-like produces MASEGAWPVLGTDVTVNPGASLSTFTAVPFPPPTPGAQHRPPWQQHLPRPLTPAFPPGSSLLLPAFPRTPLVANGGRGPSAPGACNLTVQVRSQGRTVEAPQTQTFVVTQAPLNWSAPGALSRSAACPAPEFIATPVMGTVVTAPAVGVSQAGKGGWTPGFPPQAPPPAAQLAPIIRPVNSGPWPHGTSREGRLATNQSNASQDGSSNTQSVYSNFRRWQHLKPLARRHFRLSPDGEAFSCFLIPVLRSLARLKPSMTQEEGLWRAVQEWRRISNLDRMIYYKMAEKFMEFAAEEEMHIQHLQWMQCAQDLPPPAPPKLDPRGPPAPKPHRSQWPPEPKAPKEIPPETVREYVDIMEALVGPVHSATGESDAECGEDGNELKQEEDSTYLDPGLLSYIDKLCSQEDFVTMVEAVIHPRFLAELLSPDPQLDLLALAEELEQEEGLTPEELVQKRLLALKEDEGGPAAPSHSAPGMGSSPSESHAGQGAQRHDQDRHRGVSDEACPPEIDVEALHRPIRTDTGPFVLRVFVPCRGRQEVSPFRAGRPSPPQGQMRTGPLLGPRDASVLREASPVPEARGPRDASSENEEALPSLASLLASPQSLPPCGLSQSPAPASGLASPGGWGAQSAPQAPSPQRRGPSPAPPAAPKSRKRALCGRPAAAEKLSIPGAGHGVSARPALALGLARPSQPRKRKRDTFVTGKRRKKKRKHCSQ; encoded by the exons atggcttcagaagGAG CATGGCCAGTGCTGGGAACGGATGTGACCGTGAACCCCGGTGCCTCCTTGTCTACTTTCACGGCagtgcccttccctccacccactcCTGGCGCCCAGCACCGGCCACCCTGGCAGCAGCACCTGCCACGTCCCCTCACCCCAGCATTCCCTCCTGGCAGCAGCCTGCTGCTGCCAGCTTTCCCCAGGACGCCTTTGGTGGCTAATGGTGGCCGTGGCCCCAGTGCCCCTGGGGCTTGCAACCTCACTGTCCAAGTCAGGTCACAAGGGAGGACAGTGGAGGCCCCCCAGACTCAGACCTTTGTCGTTACTCAGGCCCCCCTCAACTGGAGCGCTCCAGGGGCCCTCAGCAGGAGTGCTGCATGTCCTGCACCCGAATTCATAGCAACCCCTGTGATGGGGACCGTTGTGACTGCTCCAGCTGTTGGAGTTAGTCAggctggcaagggaggctggaccccaggctttcctcctcaagctccaccaccagctgcccagctggCCCCTATCATTCGCCCAGTGAACTCTGGGCCATGGCCACATGGCACTTCCAGGGAGGGCCGCCTGGCCACCAACCAGTCCAACGCCTCGCAGGATGGCTCCTCTAACACCCAGAGCGTGTACAGTAACTTCCGACGTTGGCAACACCTCAAGCCCCTGGCCCGGAGACACTTTCGCCTGAGTCCTGATGGAGaagctttttcctgctttctcat CCCAGTGCTTCGATCCCTGGCCCGCCTGAAGCCCAGCATGACGCAGGAGGAGGGACTGTGGAGGGCCGTGCAGGAATGGCGGCGCATAAGCAACCTTGACCGGATGATCTACTACAAGATGGCGGAAAA GTTCATGGAATTTGCGGCCGAGGAGGAGATGCACATTCAGCATTTGCAGTGGATGCAGTGCGCGCaggacctgcctcctccagccccaccgaagctggatcctcgggggcccccagccccgaaa CCACACAGATCCCAGTGGCCCCCGGAGCCCAAGGCGCCCAAGGAGATTCCCCCTGAGACTGTGAGGGAGTATGTGGACATCATGGAGGCGCTGGTGGGGCCCGTCCACTCAGCCACTGGCGAATCAGATGCAGAATGTGGAGAGGATGGAAatgagctgaagcaggaagaggacaGCACCTACTTGGACCCGGGTCTCTTGAGCTACATTGACAAGCTGTGTTCCCAGGAAGACTTTGTCACCATG GTGGAGGCAGTCATTCACCCTCGATTCCTGGCAGAATTGCTTTccccagacccacagctggatctcttggcccttgctgaggagctggagcaggaggaaggactcacccctgaagaa CTGGTGCAGAAACGACTCCTGGCCTTGAAAGAGGACGAGGGTGGGCCGGCAGCCCCGAGCCACAGTGCACCCGGAATGGGCTCAAGTCCATCTGAGTCCCACGCCGGCCAAGGTGCCCAGAGGCACGACCAAGACCGCCATCGAGGGGTCAGTGATgaagcctgcccaccagagaTTGATGTTGAGGCTCTTCATAGGCCCATCCGAACAGACACTGGCCCGTTCGTGCTCAGAGTCTTTGTTCCCTGTCGAGGACGTCAGGAGGTCTCTCCATTCCGGGCCGgacggccctcccctccccagggtcaaATGCGCACTGGCCCTCTACTGGGACCCAGGGATGCGTCTGTTCTCAGAGAGGCGTCTCCTGTTCCGGAGGCCCGAGGGCCCAGGGACGCGTCCAGTGAGAACGAGGAGGCgctccccagcctggcctccctcTTGGCCTCTCCGCAGAGCCTGCCGCCTTGCGGGCTGTCCCAGAgtcctgcccctgcctcaggcCTGGCCTCCCCTGGAGGTTGGGGGGCCCAGAGTgctccccaggccccctcccctcagagaagaggccccagcccagctccaccaGCTGCTCCCAAGTCGAGGAAGCGGGCTCTGTGTGGGCGCCCAGCCGCTGCTGAGAAGCTGTCCATCCCCGGGGCTGGCCACGGGGTCTCTGCGAGGCCAGCCTTGGCTCTGGGCCTGGCTCGCCCCTCACAGCCGAGAAAGAGAAAGCGTGACACTTTTGtcacagggaagaggaggaagaagaagaggaagcacTGCAGCCAGTAG